One part of the Mycobacterium marinum genome encodes these proteins:
- a CDS encoding vWA domain-containing protein: MATRRIRPSYPLAPHGLPGHLVGFVEALRGSGISVGPSETVDAGRVMAALGFEDREVLREGIACAVLRRPDHRDTYDAMFDLWFPAALGARAVITEEQAGQSEGLPPDDVEAMRQMLLDLLTDNPDLADMDQRLVGMIARIVETYGKYSSSRGPSFSSYQALKAMALDELEGKLLAGLLAPYGDEPTPTQEQIAKAIAAQRVSQLRKMVDAETKRRTAEQLGRDHVQMYGIPQLSENVEFLRASGEQLRQMRRVVAPLARTLATRLAARRRRARAGSIDLRKTLRKSMSTGGVPIDVVLRKPRPARPELVVLCDVSGSVAGFSHFTLLLVHALRQQFSRVRVFAFIDTTDEVTHMFGPDADLAVAIQRITREAGVYSRDGHSDYGNAFVSFMQGFPNVLSPRSSLLVLGDGRTNYRNPATDVLADMVTASRHAHWLNPEPQHLWGSGDSAVPRYQEVIAMHECRSAKQLATVIDELLPV; encoded by the coding sequence ATGGCCACTCGCCGTATCCGACCTAGCTACCCGCTCGCCCCGCACGGGTTGCCCGGCCATCTGGTTGGCTTCGTGGAAGCGCTTCGCGGCAGCGGAATTTCGGTGGGCCCCTCGGAGACGGTGGACGCCGGCCGAGTGATGGCGGCCCTTGGGTTCGAGGATCGTGAGGTGCTGCGCGAGGGCATCGCTTGTGCGGTGCTGCGCCGGCCCGACCACCGCGACACCTACGACGCCATGTTCGACCTGTGGTTCCCGGCCGCCCTGGGCGCGCGGGCGGTCATCACCGAGGAGCAAGCCGGGCAGTCCGAGGGCTTGCCGCCCGACGACGTCGAGGCGATGCGGCAGATGCTGCTGGATTTGCTCACCGACAACCCGGATCTGGCCGACATGGACCAGCGGCTGGTGGGGATGATTGCGCGGATCGTGGAGACCTACGGCAAGTACAGCTCCAGCCGGGGGCCGTCGTTCTCGTCGTATCAGGCGCTCAAGGCGATGGCGCTGGACGAACTCGAGGGCAAGCTGTTGGCCGGCCTGCTCGCCCCCTATGGTGACGAGCCCACCCCCACCCAAGAGCAGATCGCTAAAGCGATTGCAGCGCAGAGGGTTTCTCAGCTCCGCAAGATGGTCGACGCGGAGACCAAGCGGCGCACCGCCGAGCAGCTTGGGCGTGACCACGTCCAGATGTACGGCATTCCGCAGCTTTCCGAAAATGTCGAGTTCCTGCGAGCCTCCGGTGAGCAACTGCGTCAGATGCGCCGGGTGGTTGCCCCACTGGCGCGCACGCTGGCGACCCGGTTGGCGGCTCGGCGGCGCCGCGCTCGGGCGGGCTCCATCGATCTGCGCAAGACGCTGCGCAAATCGATGTCCACCGGTGGGGTGCCGATCGACGTGGTGTTGCGCAAGCCGCGCCCGGCGCGCCCGGAACTGGTTGTGCTGTGCGACGTCTCCGGTTCGGTGGCGGGGTTCAGTCACTTCACGTTGCTGTTGGTACATGCGCTACGCCAACAGTTTTCGCGGGTTCGGGTCTTTGCGTTCATCGACACCACCGACGAAGTGACGCACATGTTCGGGCCGGATGCTGACTTGGCTGTGGCGATCCAGCGGATCACCAGGGAGGCCGGGGTTTACAGCCGAGACGGCCATTCCGACTACGGCAACGCGTTTGTCTCTTTCATGCAGGGTTTCCCCAACGTGCTGTCCCCGCGCAGCTCGCTTCTGGTGCTCGGGGACGGTCGCACCAACTACCGGAATCCGGCCACCGACGTGTTGGCCGACATGGTGACCGCGAGTAGGCACGCGCACTGGCTCAACCCCGAGCCCCAACACCTGTGGGGCAGCGGAGACTCGGCGGTGCCGCGCTATCAGGAGGTCATCGCGATGCACGAATGCCGATCGGCAAAGCAGCTGGCCACCGTGATCGACGAACTACTGCCGGTGTGA